Proteins encoded within one genomic window of Corynebacterium aurimucosum:
- the thrB gene encoding homoserine kinase, producing MSIDIEVGTKVTVQVPASSANLGPGYDTLGIALSLYDTVEVEVTRSGLEVEIFGEGADELPRDGSHLVVKAIRSALKAADVEATGLRVVCTNNIPQSRGLGSSASAAVAGVAAGNGLAGFPLSEEQVVQLSSAFEGHPDNAAASVLGNAVVSWTTVPVDGRSLPEYRAATLDVHPTIKATALVPDFHASTQAVRRVLPSHVTHADAAFNVSRTAVNVAALTAYPDLLWEGTRDRLHQPYRADVLPVTAEWVNRLRNRGYPAYLSGAGPTIMVLHTEPIEEEILEDARGQNLRVLELEVAGPVSVECG from the coding sequence ATCGCGCTGAGCCTCTACGACACCGTAGAGGTAGAAGTCACGCGCTCCGGCTTGGAGGTAGAGATCTTCGGCGAGGGCGCCGACGAGCTTCCTCGCGACGGTTCCCACTTGGTAGTCAAGGCCATCCGTTCTGCGCTGAAGGCTGCCGACGTGGAAGCTACCGGTCTGCGCGTGGTGTGCACGAATAACATCCCGCAGTCCCGTGGCTTGGGCTCCTCGGCTTCAGCCGCAGTGGCCGGCGTGGCCGCGGGCAATGGTCTGGCTGGCTTCCCGCTCTCCGAGGAGCAGGTTGTTCAGCTGTCTTCAGCCTTCGAAGGCCACCCGGATAACGCCGCGGCCTCCGTGCTAGGAAACGCCGTGGTCTCGTGGACCACCGTGCCTGTCGACGGCCGATCGCTCCCGGAGTACCGCGCCGCCACCTTAGACGTGCACCCGACTATCAAGGCCACGGCCTTGGTCCCGGACTTCCACGCGTCGACCCAGGCAGTGCGCCGCGTGCTGCCTTCCCACGTCACGCACGCCGATGCCGCCTTCAACGTCTCCCGCACTGCGGTGAACGTGGCGGCGTTGACCGCCTACCCGGACCTACTGTGGGAGGGCACCCGCGACCGCCTGCACCAGCCTTATCGCGCTGATGTCCTACCGGTGACCGCGGAGTGGGTCAACCGCCTGCGCAACCGCGGCTATCCCGCCTACCTGTCCGGTGCTGGCCCCACCATCATGGTCCTCCACACCGAGCCCATCGAGGAAGAGATCCTCGAGGATGCCCGCGGACAGAACCTGCGCGTGCTGGAGCTGGAGGTCGCCGGGCCGGTTTCCGTCGAGTGCGGTTAG
- a CDS encoding helix-turn-helix transcriptional regulator, whose protein sequence is MSAFATPSPRSSSELFPDTMKLSPKQRDVLSALQKFPQGARAAEIAKKMGMHVNTARGHLDELVRAGAVRVVTAPAKGRGRPSLIFQVRVPDNRSVAEEYVTLISVLITALAEKDQLNDYSSEQARELGREWAKTAATSHGAEALGSLYLMMRDMGFDPVTSSDHFDEEGRADVELHACPFVSAGVEPSPFVCAIHDGYLEQAAADSGGRLSLKLIPKSGNGVCRINVEKEAS, encoded by the coding sequence ATGTCCGCATTTGCTACGCCTAGCCCCCGCTCCTCCAGCGAGCTGTTTCCTGACACGATGAAGCTCTCCCCCAAGCAGCGCGACGTCCTCTCGGCCTTACAGAAATTCCCGCAAGGAGCACGGGCTGCAGAGATTGCGAAGAAGATGGGCATGCATGTCAACACCGCGCGCGGCCACCTAGATGAGCTCGTTCGCGCTGGCGCGGTGCGAGTAGTTACTGCTCCGGCGAAGGGGCGCGGACGCCCCTCACTGATCTTCCAAGTGCGGGTGCCGGACAACCGTTCAGTGGCGGAGGAATACGTCACGCTGATCAGCGTGCTCATCACAGCGCTGGCGGAAAAAGACCAGCTCAACGATTATTCCTCGGAGCAGGCGCGGGAGCTTGGCCGCGAATGGGCCAAAACTGCGGCCACCAGCCATGGTGCTGAGGCACTCGGCTCGCTTTATCTGATGATGCGCGATATGGGCTTTGACCCGGTAACCTCGTCCGATCACTTCGACGAGGAAGGCCGCGCCGATGTGGAGCTACACGCCTGCCCATTTGTCAGCGCCGGTGTGGAGCCCTCCCCCTTCGTCTGCGCCATCCACGATGGCTACTTGGAGCAGGCGGCTGCCGATTCCGGTGGGAGGTTAAGCCTGAAGCTGATCCCGAAGTCCGGAAACGGCGTGTGCCGAATCAACGTGGAAAAGGAGGCTAGCTAG